The DNA region ggaccaacttctgctggtgagagacaagctttcgagctgcaCAGAGGTCTGGTCTATACTGCAGACCTATATAGGTATAATCATGTCACTCGGGGTGTGAAAACTCCATACCTAAtgcccccatgtagacagcactatgtcagcaggagagtttcTTCTGCCAACAcaactactgcctcttggggaggtcttccacagcagcagcatttgAAGCGTAGACCTgcccagagctcttctgcagctcTGGGCCCCGTACTGGGAGCGTCACAGCTAAACGCCAGCTGGGACGGATTGTTCGGCATAATCAGCTAGTGCATTTTGCAGGGACTATGTAAGGTAGTGTCCCCTGTTAGCACCTCTGCggtcacaggacaaaaagcagaggttagtgagttacagatgGTTGTAATAAGCCACGgctccagtgtctctgttcagccCATAGCAGAGTTAGagatttaagctcccaggcttgtcttttgaaagcgttgtgcaggtttcctttgagaaggATGACTCAGTTagggcttattacaacaatctgtaatccattaacccctctttttgtcctatgccctgtcctccctgctcccagcctcatcCAACGTGCATGGGAATACGTAGCAGGTTCCCAGACTAGTTTTCGGAGTCCAGGCTTGCCCTGTCTCGCTGATCAATGGTATTGATGTGCACAGAGCCAACCACACGTGGCCGGTTACATCTGTCCAACCTAACTGCAGTCAATGGGGTAGCAGAGTCTTATTTGCCTTGGCCCTTCCGCCATACATCAGTGGCAGTGTACACCCAAGCCAGGGCTGGTAGGGGAGCAGGGTGTCCGTCACAAAACTCCGTGTGAGGCTCTCCTGGGTTCAGAAGTGTGGGGCTGGATTCTCAGTGGGAACTGGCACAGGAGCCCTACGCTGATTcactgcagctgagaatctgactgGTGGTGTCTTTCTCCCCCTGCCTGCTATTCCTACCCCTTATCTCTTATTGCAGCGCAGCTCAGTGCAAATCTAGGGAACCAGGCAGGGTGTCAGGTGAATCTGTTCCCAGTCCTGGGGTGTCTGACTCCCCAAGCTAcgatggaggaggaagagagactggCCGTATTTCCTCTACAGCTGCTCCAAGGAACTCATTCTGCCACCTGTTGCGTTACTAGTTCAATTGAGGGGAAGGCAGGAGGGTTTAGTGCCCAGATCCCTTGGTAACTGGCACATTAGGAAAACACATGTAGAAAGTTCCCATAGGAAGTGAGAGCAGTGAAGTAAACCTCTCTTAGTAAGGATAATATTTGCCCTGTCTCTAGTGCCATTCAGCAGTGCATCTTAAAGCAAAATACCAACATTAGTCCTCACAACCCTAGTtccagacagggaaactgaggcactgagcaggtAATGTAACATCTCCATGGTCACATATTGAGCCAGTGTCAGAGGTGAAAGTGCTGGCTTCCGGTCCTTGGAGCCAGTACACGTCACGCCTTGAATCCTCGAGGTCGGGGGACCGTGAGTGACCCATTTTCCCCAGTGAGATCATCTCTGCATCCCCTCAGACTGACGCTCAGCATGCAGGGCTGTGATCCCGAGTAACTAGCTCCATGTTGTGGCCGGAGAGCTGGCCCCACCTGTCTTTTACAAAAGGGAAACCAGAGCACAGGGAGGGGCGGAGACTCAAGGCCACGCAGGGAATCAGGAGCCGAGCCCGTTATAATCCTGGagttccctgctcccagcctgccaGTATCACCTGAACACGTGAGCTGTCTTAAGCCATAAACATCCATAGACGCTCTAAGCAAAAGCAGCTCCCTAGGTGCGTGCAGGACAACTGGGAGACATCAAGGACGCTTCGAACGATTCTTGTGCAGCAGTGAAGTAGAGAGAACCTGCTCTCCAAGCCCTGGAACCTCTGGGACAGGTGTTAAAACCTCCTGGGAGGTATTCGCTGGGAAGTGTGAGAAGTCACAAGCTTCGTGTCAGAGAGAATTTCCATATCGGGAACAGAGACACTGACCACCAGCCAGAACACCCGACCCTCTGAAcaccagctccaggccccaggacaCGCCATGCGGAGCTGACACAGGAAAGGGCAGGCTGTGAGGGTGAGTGAAAGCCAGCCCCATTCCCAGAGGTGGTATCAGTACAAGGCCCTACAAGATGCTACTGCTTGACCTGTCCCACAGGGATAAGGCCCAGAGTTAGTAACTGCAAATTTCCAGGGGAGCCTGGCACAACGTCGGCTGCTGTGAGAATAAACCTGAGAAAGGGGCAGAACTTCTCCTTCTCAGCCAGTCGCCCAGTGTCCCCCAGGAACGCATCCAGCCCAGTGTTCGGGGAAGCAGAGCCTCCTAAAACACAGATGCAGGAATGAAGGAAGCTGGCTGGGGCAGGTCTCAGGCACATATTCACTTCAATGAGCTCACATCTCTTTTCCAGCTGTAATTATTATGGATCCTTGTAATCTCTTCCACCTTCTCCAGGGACTTAGCCTGGACCCCTTGCCAGCAGCTCTTCTGCTGTTTACCACCTCTCTTTGGTCCCTTACAAGTTCCCTGCTGTAGACTAAAGGGGGACCTAACTCCTCAGTGCCATTTCAGTGACTTTggcttttctccctccccatacATCTGATGGCTGCGTGTGCAACATCTCCCTTGGCCTTGAAGGTGGATCTTCTCACACGCTGCTCTTCCACCACGACCAGAACCAATCTTTGTTCTTTCTGGCCTGGGCTTGCTGCCAAGTTCTGCCCTTTCTCCACTGAGCACAAGTCAATGGTTCCTGGCCTCTGCGGTTTGCTCATCTGTTACGTTAACGTGGGTTTTCAGTGAACTTTCTCTAACACTTGGCACTCCCAGAACAGGAATCAACGGGGAGCAACAGACTGGATGATGAGTGGCGCGGCTCGGGGTTGATTCTACGGCCTCTGCCATCCTATGGAGGCTTCTGAAAAGGAAAAGTCCCAATTCACCCCGGTGTACCTCCAAGGAAGTTAAACGTGGGATGAATACAGCCCCAGAGCTCAGGGTTTGTACGTGATGCTAAAGAGTCAGAGGAGATGATACGGATCTGGGCACTGGGTGGTAAAGGATTTGGATCTTGTAGGTGACTGCACTGACTGATTGGAAATGCAGAGCAATGCAAGCAAGCGAGGGGATCTATGCTCAGTATCCCTAGATGTCGAGCACGTGAGTGGGATTTATTGTGATAAAATCACTGAAATCACCCGCTCAATGAGAAGCTGCAACTAAAAAGCCAGACCAGATGCTATGCTGCATGGATAGAAGAGGAGCAAAACCAAAGGATGTGGTAGCATGTAAGGCTCTTGTGACTCCCACTGAAGCACTGCAGGACCGGGTACCATCCAGCTACCTTAGGAGGGTGCAATCGGGGAGGGTTAGGAATTGGGATTAAACGGAGGAACCTGGGCAGAGCTACATCATGCAGAAGGTAACAATAACCATACGGGATACATTGTCAGCAGGAGCGGGATGCCACGTAAGCTCAGGAGACACCTAGATTTACTCCTGGGGAAAGTGGACAGGTCTGCAGAGCAAACTGGAAGCTGGGCTTTAAATCCATGACCAGGGGATAGGGATTTGGGTTGAGATGATCTTTCCCTGCTCTTAAAACTTCCTGAGCCAAATTCACTGGGTGCGACTTCACGGATGTCGGTGGAGTGGCAGCAGGGCAAGTGCTGGGCCTGTGTGTGAGAACCTGTCTCTCCTGCGCATGGGCTTTCTGGTGCGTTATTAAATTAGACTTCTGGCAGAAGCTTTTCCCGCAGTCCCTGCAGGTAAATGAGATCATTTCTCTGTGGGCTTTCTGAGGGACAGTGGCAAGCGCCTTCTGTGGGAAACCATCCCCACTTTCGCTGGGTAGCGTCACTGGCTCTTGGGAATGGGTTTTCTGGTGCACCTTGAGATAGCGCATGGAGGAGAAGCTTTTCCCGCAGTCGGTGCATATACTCAGCAGCACCCTGCTGTGGATCTTGAGGTGGATTTTCAGAGACCCCTCTgcagtgaagcttttcccacactccgtGCAAGTGAAGGGCCGCTCCCCTGTGTGCATTCGCTGGTGGATCCGCAGGTACTTGgcagtgaagcttttcccacagtcagagCAGGTGAACAGGCCCTCCCCTGTGTGCATCCGCTGGTGGATGCGGAGGTAGCCCTTCTGGGCGAAGCTCTCTCCACACTCCGCACAGGTGAACGTGGTCTCCCCTGTGTGGCTCCTCTGGTGCATCTTGAGATATCGCATGGTGGCAAAGCTCTTCCCACAGTCACTGCAGATGAAGGGGGTCCCGTCCGTGTGGATTTTCTGGTGTATCTTCAGATAGCCCTTGGTAGTGAAGCGCTTCCCGCACTCGGTGCAGGGATACGGGGTCTCCCCCGTGTGTAGCCTCTGGTGTATCTTGAGATAGCCCTTGGTGGTGAAGCTCTTGGCACACTCGGTGCACGTGAAGGGCGTCTcacccgtgtggattctctggtgcgCCTTGAGGGAGCCCTTGGaaatgaagcttttcccgcactccaGACATGTGAACGGCCTCTTCCCCTTGTGCTGTCCCAGGTGTATCTTGAGGTAGCCCTTGGACGTAAAACtcttcccacactcagtgcaAGCAAAGGGCCTCTCCCCCGTGTGCTTCCTCTGGTGGACTTTGAGGTCCACCTTGCGAGTGAAGCTCTTCCCACATTCACTGCACAGAAAGGGCCGCTCCCCCGTGTGCTTCTTCTGGTGCATTTTGAGATCCCCCTTCGATGGGAACCGTTTCCCACATTCAGTGCATGGaaagggcttctctcctgtgtggagtcTCAGGTGGATCTTCAGATATCCCCTCTgggtgaagcttttcccgcactcagtgCACGTGTACGGCCGCTCCCCCGTGTGGATTCTCAGGTGGATCTTCAGGTCCCCTTTCTGAGAGAAGCATTTCCCACACTCGCTGCAGGGAAATGGCCTCTCCCTCTTGCGGTTCCTCTGTCGTATCAGGAGATCTGTCTTCTCCACACAGCTTCGCTTGCATTCCTGACGGGCGTCTGGTCTCTCTGTCACCTGGGCTTTCTGCTGAGCCGTGCTGTTTGTGGATATCCCTTGCGTGTTCCCTGCAGAGTTTCTCTGCATTGTCTGAAGTTTGCTCTGACTCAGGCAGTTTTTTACCTTCACTGAACTTTGGGAAACTTTCTCTTCAGGTTTTACTGAAAAAGTCTTGACTGGAAGCAGGTTTTCAGCATCTTCCTCCTGGTTCTTCTCCTCCATACCTTCATTCACAATCTCATCATCTACTAGATAGAAAACAACAGACCAGATGTTATTCCATGTGATGGTGGCAAAAGAAATGAATCTCATGTAAACAAAAGTTTCTATTAATTGCAAACTCCCAGGGGCTGTCAAACCTCCCTGGGAGAAACAGAGCTGGAATCTTGCAATTATCGTTATATTTTATTTGTGTGATGTGGACAGGCCAGGTCCCTGCTTGGGCCCACGTCTCAGCTGGGGACTAACAGACACACAGCTGGAGTCTGGctgggtttgtgccctggtttttaACAGGTTGCACTGAagttggtactcatgctcttgcGTCACCATTGGGAGTGTTACAATCTGTATAGCGGCAGAACTTAGGGATGCATTCAAGGACCAGGATCCCATTTTACCAGGCACTGAATCAGAGACgtcagacagtccctgccccagacagctccCACTCTGGACACAACAGCTGAGGGAGACAAACAAATGGGGctacagggagggagggggtgagatACTGAGCACGTGGGCACACAATAAGCAGCAGTCTTAGCTCAGCATCTGCCTAGCCACTGTCAGAGCATGGCTGGATGGGCCTCACTGCAGCCGGGCTCCCTCAGCAGGGGACACACAGGAGGAAAAGCTGCTGGTCGCCCCCACCCCCGAGTTTCTGGGAGATCACTCTATGTATTCATTGGTAGCCCCATGACCTTAAAATTAACCCCAGGCTTCCATGATGCTGGTACTGTCCTGGGGAAACTTCACCTCCCCTCCGCTGAGACCAGAGTCTTTAAGGGGAAGCAGCTTGATCATCGATCCTCCTGCTGGCTCAGTCCCTAGCTAGTCACTCAGCtcccattccctgcctgcctcactGCTCGGCTACCTCCACTTCCCCTTGGGCATGCCTGTACCCAGCCGCCAGGTCACAGGCTGGGGATAAAGCTCTATCGGCTTCCGCTCAACTCTGCCAGCTCTGAAACTGGCTCTGGAAACGTAAAAGCACACGGAAGTTGCCAGGCTGCATCAGACCGTCATCTATCCAGTCCCCTCTCCTCTTGGCCTGTGACTAATCACACGGCTCCAGGGGAAGGGGCCAGGACCATTACAATACGCTGCCCGTAGGGAAAGATTGTTCCTAATACCCTGGGGGTTGACTTATGCACCGCAAAGGGTTTTATATCCCTTCTGTTTCCACTCCTACCAAACGTACCTGGCGCTATGCCCATCTGTCAGGTGCCCAGTCACATTTCGAATTCGGCTCGGCTCTGTGGCCTCTGGGAGAGCCTGTGGCATTATTCACTGCGTGAGGGACTGGGAGGGGACGTTCACCCACCCAAGCCCTGAGCAGGTTAATGTGGCCAGAAAGAACCAATGAACCATACCTGCTGCAGCTGACAGGGAGTCAGGGCTTGAAAGACcaagctggggaggagctgggctagGGCTGTAAAGCCAGCTGCGGGGCTGGCAGTCATTTACTGGAGGCTAAGGAGGAAGTCCAGGggggagccagccctgggctcggGCCAAGAGAGGTGAATCTGCCACAGGGAGCGGAGGATGCTCTCCTGGTGAACCCAGAGACAGAccaggagttggggcagggggtagggaaCAGGGACTGAGACTGAGCAATGCTGGACTGTTTGTCAGAGggtccccaggctgcaggccgcCTGCGGTTCCCTGACCTGCCGCTATGGAGTGGCCCAGGACCTAGAGGTGGGTTGGGAGATGTTCTGAGGCAGCTCATCTGGTCAGACTTTGCTACTCTGGGACGGGGGACTGTGCAGTGACCAGGCTGCAGGGGCAAATCACAAAGAGGAAGCACTGTGAGTCGCAATGAGAGAGCAGGGGCGGACGTGGGGGGCCCATATGGGGCCAAAGCTAACTCCCAGGCCCAGCCTCAAGGAGGTGCACTTGGGCTGAGTGCAGCCTTTCACAGGTACCTTTCGATTCGTGGCACACCCCTTGTCCTTGTACCAGGAGAAGTTATGATccctacacacacagagctgcccGCATTGCTCTCGTGGCATCTGGGTAGTGCTGTGAGGTTCAGACGGGCTTGGGGGGAAATGGGTCCTGCCAGCGTGGTTCAGGAAATGTGGTGACCCATCTCAAACTGGCTGCGGTCCCAAGCGTTGCTTAAATCATCTGCTCCAACAGCTCTAGCCATCTCGAACCCTGGTACTcttccccagctccagctgtCCGTTCTGTCTTCCAGCAGGAACTCCTGACTGCCTTCCCTTGCATTCAACGTCCGGACCAGCTCAACCCCTGCCTgtggcccagcctggcccctgcctgtGGCCCAGCTCGGTCTTCGTGTGAGCAGGAGCAACCGACTCAGAGGAGCAGCACCTACTCAAGAAATTTGCTTCTACCCCTCGGCACCCTAACTCCAGCTCTTCCCTAATCACCTGTCTGccagctccctctctccccatttcccaTTCTCTTCCCTTTACCCAGCATCCTAGGCAGGAACTCCTGCTCTCTGAGCACCCGAACGCCACAGAACCCCTCCCTCCAAACTCCTACACCCCTCTGATGCGACCctgagaatatcagggttggaagggacctcaggaggtatctagcccaacccctgctcaaagcaggaccaaccccaacaaaatcatcccagccagggctttgtcaagcctgaccttaaaaacctctaaggaaggagattccaccacctccctagggaacccattccagtgcttcaccaccctcctagtgaaatagtgtttcctaatatccaacctaaacctcccccactgcaacttgagaccattgctccttgttctgtcatctgccaccactgagaaccgtctagatccatcctctttggaaccccacttcaggtagttgaaagcagctatcaaatcccgcctcattcttctcttctgcagactaaacaatcccacttccctcagcttctcctcataagtcatgtgctccagccccctaatcatttttgttgcctctgctggactctatccaattttttcacatccttcttgtagtggcgggcccaaaactggacacagtactccagataaggcctcaccaatgtcgaatagagaggaatgcgcacgtccctcgatctgctggcaatgcccctacttatatagcccaaaatgccgttagccttcttggcaacaagggcacactgttgattcatatccagcttctcgtccactgtaacccctaggtccttttctgcagaactgctgcctagccactagGTCCCTagactgtagcagtgcatgggattcttccgttctaagtgcaggactctgcacttgtccttgttgaacctcatcaggtttcttttggcccaatcctctaatttgtctaggtccctctgtatcctatccccaccctccagtgtatctaccactcctcccagtttagtgtcatctgcaaacttgctgagggtgaatcCGCATGGGGAAGTGGAGCGTTCTGATCAGTGTGCCGGCTGGCTGGTCTGTGCCCGCCCGGCTGGTCTGTGCCCGCCCTCAGTTACAGCCTGATCATTACCATTGCTATCAACTGGCCTCAGCGTCCAGTTATGCCACCCGCTTTCTGATACCGATAACCTTTTCttccaaaggaaaggaaaatggagCCATTGGGGTTCTGGCCATCACCGTGTCACGTGGCATGGcaccatgggggaggggaggaacgaCATCTAATGTGtcttttaaaaccagtttctcttccaGAACCACAAGTACCGAAGTGCCTTTACTCATAACACTGCAGCCATTGTGTGACCACACTGGAGGGCAGAGTTTAGGTGTTCTGAGCCTTCACTGTATGTTTCTTACCTTAGCTGCTTTAGATTTAAGCATAAACTTAGCTTTGAATTCCCTGGATTCAGAACTCCTGGTGTGGTTTACAACACCCTATAGTGGTTTATCCCCCTAAAGTTATCCAGGTAGGCACCAGCTTAACTGCAGCCTGGGGTATTTTGTCTAGGAAATGAACAACACTTAAAAATGTGACTGCAGGGCCTTGCTAGCAGGTGCTTCCCTGCCTGTTCATTCCTCCAGGAGCTGAGAATTGTCAGAGATACAATTCTCACACACTCCATGCAGGGAGAATCCCACGCAACTGTCTGGGGACCTGGCTTTTCATGTGCCGCACGGCCCCCAGTAGCACAAACATGTCTCTTTACCTAGCGAGGTGACGAGCTCATAATTCTCCTTCATCACGTCCCAGTACAGTTCTTTCTGCCATTCCACTAGCTCCTTCCACTCCTCTGGCGAGAAATAGACTGCAATATCCTCAAACGTCACTGGGGCCTGAAATCACAAATTGTCACCATGTTAGCATCTTCTGTGTCAGCAGCATCGTGCCCCTTACAGCCCTCACCCTGGCCTGGGGACGGCGCATTTTCGAGTCACAGTGATAATCCACTCACTGCTGACAGAATTTAGGAGTTGCCATACTAGGTCCCTCGTCCAATACCCTCTCTCCAACAGCTGCAGTACCAGTTACTTCAACAGAAGTACAAGGAACTATGTCATAGATCATGAATACGCTGCTTCTAGGGGAACTGTCTTTGTGATTGTTATCAGCTAGTGATTGGTTCAGGCCCTGAGGCAGAATTTATAGTTTTCACAATTATATTTAATTATCCTGTCTAATGTAATGTTGGATGTTCCCATTAAACATAAGTGTTTAATCTTTTTCTGGATTCTGTAAAGCTCCTGGACTCAATATTgccatgtggcaatgagttccgcatGCTGATTTTGCATTGTGGCACGCTGTATTTCCTTGGTCAATTTTCAACTTCTGCTGCCTTTCAACGTCACTACATGTTCCCTTGCTCTTGCACTGGCCAAGAGATAAACAGGAGCAGTAAATTTACCTTCCCTGTGCCTGTCAGTTCTTCTACCCCTATCCTGTCCTCTCTCATTCATCTCCTCTCTAAATTAAACAGTCTCAATGTCGCCTCACTCACAAATCCCTCCTGGCCTCTAATTTGCCACCAGTCCCTGACCTCCCTCTGTATGTGCTTCTGAACTGATGGGACAGGCTGACCTGAACTGAACACACTATTCAGGGCAGGGCACACCCCGACACATGATGTCCGTTATAGCCTATAAGACTAACCTGCTTGCTtgtgtggatggatagatagatggatagataaaGGGGGTATATGGAgattagatagataaatagataaagGAGGTGTATggagattagatagatagatagatagataaatagatacatagatagatatcttttcttatagtttaagtatttgggtcattgtaataggtttatagatttacaTTAAAGTGTGTTTGGCCGTAATGCAAgggacctacaggccatatccggtaagttaagctaaggcaaagttagcatatcgaTATTGAGACCTTTTACTCAGAGAGCAAAGTTGACCTTTATCTTGTTACCTAAAAAGATGAGTATCCACGTCTATGTCCATGGCCTTTTATCTAGAccaatagacaatggagaatggcgggggaggggggctcaaTGTTGTACCCGCAGACTTAACACGGACACCACAAGAGACTGATGTGTGTACATACCTGTCATCAATACATATGTGCATAttagcctatggggtaagtgcACCCGaacatttctgtgggtgaggaaagacatttgggcataagaggaaggatttctggcATTTGCCCTATGAAAGAGGTGACCCACCTCAATAGAGTCTGTCCAGTTCTCACTTTACTCTGTTCTcacttacttcctccactttctctCGCTGGAAGGCTGCTGCTATTAAGAGGCTGTATTTGTTCTTAAACTTGATGTTCCAAGGGGACTAGGCTAAGCTCGGTTTCCCAaagttttattcttagtttgtTTACTAGGTTTTGATTTAAGTTTAAGTTAGTCAGGTAAATCCCAGTCAGCTTTAATAGCTCGTagcattttctaagcactgcatccctcactcaggaattgagaaacctgaaccaCAAGGCTGGTCCTATGTCTCTAACCACCAGGTTGTCAAAGAAGGAggtgagtatattaaccaaagctttgttgcatataatactatattatcatctgtatcttttgaatagcagtaatgtaatcgtaactttgtaactctgggtattttaccatttacttactattactgattttaataaaaagtctttacaGCTacatctgtctcagtgtgagctttcTGTCATACTCCCGGGGGGCCTTtataaattctgtggagcctgattcaggacaagagcttttatcttctgatcaaacagactGGCGAGCCAAAAACCCACACTAATAAATATTGatgataataattattaatattattatcaaaaccaaataaaattaaattaataaattaaattcaCATATTATCAAATGAATATGATCAGTACACCCTAACTCAGGCTACACAGTGTGGCATCTGCTGGATCATTACGAACTCTTTGTGCACACAAACAGCTCACAGGCTTTTCTGGGCTGTCCGCGGAGCAGAGATTGCCATTGCTCTGCTGCAATAACACCCAGCTCTTTGCTGAGTGGTGACAATTGACCTAGAATCCTGACATGTGAATAAATAGCTCAGATGGATCTTTCCAAAGGGCCTTGCTCTGCATTTGTtagcagtgaatttcatctgccatgggGTTGCCCATTCACCTATCTTGGCTAGGTCTTTCTAGGTCCCAAGggcgccatttcagattttggtaggGGGGGgcactttaaccatgattcctgGGCTATGTAGCACTTGAAAACTGTAACTTTTTGGCAGGTAATTTAACAATTAGCTGAT from Chelonoidis abingdonii isolate Lonesome George chromosome 2, CheloAbing_2.0, whole genome shotgun sequence includes:
- the LOC116827940 gene encoding uncharacterized protein LOC116827940; protein product: MQGKAPVTFEDIAVYFSPEEWKELVEWQKELYWDVMKENYELVTSLVDDEIVNEGMEEKNQEEDAENLLPVKTFSVKPEEKVSQSSVKVKNCLSQSKLQTMQRNSAGNTQGISTNSTAQQKAQVTERPDARQECKRSCVEKTDLLIRQRNRKRERPFPCSECGKCFSQKGDLKIHLRIHTGERPYTCTECGKSFTQRGYLKIHLRLHTGEKPFPCTECGKRFPSKGDLKMHQKKHTGERPFLCSECGKSFTRKVDLKVHQRKHTGERPFACTECGKSFTSKGYLKIHLGQHKGKRPFTCLECGKSFISKGSLKAHQRIHTGETPFTCTECAKSFTTKGYLKIHQRLHTGETPYPCTECGKRFTTKGYLKIHQKIHTDGTPFICSDCGKSFATMRYLKMHQRSHTGETTFTCAECGESFAQKGYLRIHQRMHTGEGLFTCSDCGKSFTAKYLRIHQRMHTGERPFTCTECGKSFTAEGSLKIHLKIHSRVLLSICTDCGKSFSSMRYLKVHQKTHSQEPVTLPSESGDGFPQKALATVPQKAHREMISFTCRDCGKSFCQKSNLITHQKAHAQERQVLTHRPSTCPAATPPTSVKSHPVNLAQEVLRAGKDHLNPNPYPLVMDLKPSFQFALQTCPLSPGVNLGVS